Below is a window of Geomonas oryzisoli DNA.
TTCTGCAGGGTCTGCGCATCCTGGTAGCCGTCGGCGATCATCTGCTTCATGAGTGCCACGTTGGAGCGGAGGTAGGTAGCTACCGACTCCTCGGAGAGTTTGATGCAGCCTGCGGCGGCGCTACGCTCAGCGGCGGCGTCGGTCAGCTCGAAGGCCTGCTCGACGGAGAGCTCCGGAAGACCTTCCATCTCCAGGATGCGGCCGTTGAAGATGTTGACCTTGTTCTTCTTGGGCACGGTGAGCAGCCCCTGCTTGATGGCCCAGTACGGGATCGCGTTGACCGCGTCGCGCAGGGTGATGCCGGGGTTGAACTTGCCCTTGAAGCGGACCAGTACGGACTCAGGCATGTCCAGCGGCATGAAGCCGAGGGCGCCTGCGAAGGCGACCAGGCCGGAACCTGCCGGGAAGGAGATCCCGATCGGGAAACGGGTGTGGGAGTCGCCGCCGGTACCGACGGTATCCGGAACGAGCAGACGGTTCAGCCAGGAGTGGATGACGCCGTCGCCCGGCTTCAGGGGCACGCCGCCACGCTCGATGATGAACTGCGGCAGGGTCTTGTGCATCTTGACGTCGGCCGGTTTCGGGTAGGCAGCGGTGTGGCAGAAGGACTGCATGAACATCGGCGCCTGGAACTTGAGGCAGGCGAGCTCTTTCAGCTCGTCGGCGGTCATCGGGCCGGTGGTGTCCTGGGAACCGACGGTGGTCATCTTCGGCTCGCACGCGGTGCCCGGCAGGACGCCGGCAACGCCGCAGGCCTGGCCGACCATCTTCTGTGCCAGGGAGTAGCCCTGGCCCGGCTTGGCAACCGGGTTGACCGGCAGGGTGAAGACGTCGGTCGGAGCGAGCCCGAGTGCCTTACGTGCGCGATCGGTGAGGGCGCGGCCGATGATCAGCGGGATACGGCCGCCGGCGCGGAACTCGTCGAACAGGGTGTTCGGCGCCACGGTGAAGGTGGAGAGCACTTCGCCGCCTTCGGTGGTGATCTCACCCTTCTTGGAGTTGATCACGATGACGTCGCCGGTCTTCATCTTGGTCACGTCGGTCTTGATCGGGAATGCACCGGAGTCCTGCGCGGTGTTGAAGAAGATCGGGGCGATGACGCCGCCGATGATGATGCCGTCGCGACGCTTGTTGGGAACCGCCGGGATGTCCTGGCCGATGTGCCAGAGCACGCTGTTGCAGGCGGATTTACGGGAGGAACCGGTACCCACGACGTCGCCCACGAAGGCAACCTGGAAGCCGTCAGCCCTGAACTTGGCGATGGTCGCGTTGCCGTCCGGGAAGCGGGTCTTTCCCATGGCGAGTGCGTGCAACGGGATGTCCGGACGGCTCCAGGCGTCGCCCGCCGGGGAGAAGTCGTCGGTGTTGATCTCGCCGTCTACCTTGTAGACCTTTACCTTCACGGTCTCCGGCAGGCCCGGCTTGGAGGTGAACCACTCGGCGTTAGCCCAGGACTCGAGCACCTTCTTGGCGCCGGCGTTGGACTTGGAGAGTTCGAGGACGTCGTCAAAGGCATCGTAGACGAGGGTGGTGCCGCAGAGAGCCTTGACTGCCTCGTCGGCAACCTCGGCGTCTTTGAGGGCAGCGACCAGCGGGGCCACGTTGTAGCCGCCCAGCATGGTGCCCAGGATCTGGACCGCGTCTTTCTTGGAGACCAGCGGGGACTTCTTGGTGCCGGACAGGATGGCGGCGAGGAAGCCTGCCTTCACTTCGGCTGCCGGGTCAACGCCCGGGGATACCCTTTCCTTCAGGAGGTTGAGCAGGAACTCCTCCTTGCCTGCCGGGGGCGCTTCCAACAGTTTGCAAAGTTCCGCGGTCTGCTCAGGGTCGAGCGGCTTCGCAGGAATCCCGAGTGCCTTTCTTTCTGCCTCTTGCTTCAGGTACGCTTCGATCATGACTCCTCCTAGAT
It encodes the following:
- the acnB gene encoding bifunctional aconitate hydratase 2/2-methylisocitrate dehydratase; translated protein: MIEAYLKQEAERKALGIPAKPLDPEQTAELCKLLEAPPAGKEEFLLNLLKERVSPGVDPAAEVKAGFLAAILSGTKKSPLVSKKDAVQILGTMLGGYNVAPLVAALKDAEVADEAVKALCGTTLVYDAFDDVLELSKSNAGAKKVLESWANAEWFTSKPGLPETVKVKVYKVDGEINTDDFSPAGDAWSRPDIPLHALAMGKTRFPDGNATIAKFRADGFQVAFVGDVVGTGSSRKSACNSVLWHIGQDIPAVPNKRRDGIIIGGVIAPIFFNTAQDSGAFPIKTDVTKMKTGDVIVINSKKGEITTEGGEVLSTFTVAPNTLFDEFRAGGRIPLIIGRALTDRARKALGLAPTDVFTLPVNPVAKPGQGYSLAQKMVGQACGVAGVLPGTACEPKMTTVGSQDTTGPMTADELKELACLKFQAPMFMQSFCHTAAYPKPADVKMHKTLPQFIIERGGVPLKPGDGVIHSWLNRLLVPDTVGTGGDSHTRFPIGISFPAGSGLVAFAGALGFMPLDMPESVLVRFKGKFNPGITLRDAVNAIPYWAIKQGLLTVPKKNKVNIFNGRILEMEGLPELSVEQAFELTDAAAERSAAAGCIKLSEESVATYLRSNVALMKQMIADGYQDAQTLQNRIDAANAWLKNPKLLSADANAEYAAVIEIDLAEITEPILACPNDPDDVKLLSEVAGTPIQDVFLGSCMTNIGHFRAAGEIWRGQKFNPNVRTWICPPTRMDQAKLKDEAYFSVYSAMGARVEIAGCSLCMGNQARVPDGVNMFSTSTRNFDDRIGNGAKVFLGSAELGAVTVNMGKLPTPAEYLAVYKEKVEPNKDSVYKYLQFDEM